GGTGGGATGAGGCGGACTCGCCGAATCCGTAGCAGCCCGGTCCCGCCCCTGGGGCGGGAGGCGGCCAAACTCTTTTTGAAATGGGGAGGAACTCCTTCTTATTTTTTCTTTTTATGTCTTCAAAAGCGTAATGGGATTTTTGAAAAACTCCGATCCTTAAGTAGAGCAGGAGAAAGAAGAATGTTAAGAGGAATGTACACCGGATCCAACGGAATGATCGTACAGCAGACGCGCATGGACGTGATCTCCAATAATCTTGCGAACGTGGACAAGACGGCATTCAAAAGGGACACAACGTTGTTCAAAACTTTCCCTGAACTTTTGATCCATAGATTCAACGAGGACGGTGTAGGCAAGGTGCCTATGGGTTCCTTCGATACTGCTCCTGTGGTCGGCAAACTTGGGTTAGGCGCAGAAGTTAACGAAATTTATACAAGATTCGAACAAGGTGCTGTGAAGAAGACAGACAATCCTTTCGACATGATGTTGCAAGATAGACCTGGCACTGAACATCCTGCTTTCTTCAGCATTTTAACTAATAGAGGGGAAAGACTTTCTCGTTCCGGAGCATTCGTTTTGGATACGAGTGGTTATCTAGTGACTCCTCAAGGTTTTCCTTTGATGGGAGAGAATGGCCCGATCAAAGTTGCTCGCGGTAATTTTTTAATTAGAGAGAATGGAGAAGTTTGGATCAACGGTGAGATCGGTAATGATCCTCGTAATTCTACTGGTACCGATAAGAATAAATTTGAAACTCCTGTTCTTTTAGATCGTATTAAGATCCGCACTGTTGAAAATCCTCGTCACTTGGATAAAGAAGGGGATTCATTCTATAATGATA
This Leptospira saintgironsiae DNA region includes the following protein-coding sequences:
- a CDS encoding flagellar hook-basal body protein, which codes for MLRGMYTGSNGMIVQQTRMDVISNNLANVDKTAFKRDTTLFKTFPELLIHRFNEDGVGKVPMGSFDTAPVVGKLGLGAEVNEIYTRFEQGAVKKTDNPFDMMLQDRPGTEHPAFFSILTNRGERLSRSGAFVLDTSGYLVTPQGFPLMGENGPIKVARGNFLIRENGEVWINGEIGNDPRNSTGTDKNKFETPVLLDRIKIRTVENPRHLDKEGDSFYNDTPESGEPRPFLLEEEPNLLQGYLEASNVSVVTEMVEMIEVNRSYEANQKTVQTQDQMLGKLLNDVLR